From the genome of Perca flavescens isolate YP-PL-M2 chromosome 1, PFLA_1.0, whole genome shotgun sequence, one region includes:
- the LOC114568074 gene encoding low choriolytic enzyme yields the protein MKTWSETSAAQVHKEDPRSARMARMSVFRFSALALLLLSACCWADNEAEDDSAELSVSELLERANSNLIRSDNDPILTEGDIAIGSEDERNANPCTSQDCKWLKNADGKVYVPYYIANHYSDREKAIIIRGLESFSSFSCIFFRPTQSGDHEWLSIESNNGCSSFVGRRGGKQVVSLARSGCLYHGTVQHELLHALGFNHEQTRSDRDNHIRVMLQNVKAGKEHNFRKVATLNQGTPYDYNSVMQYRKNAFSKNNQPTMVPIPDPNVSFGNAKEMSHNDKVRLNTLYKC from the exons ATGAAAACCTGGAGTGAAACCTCGGCTGCACAAGTCCACAAAGAGGATCCAAG GTCTGCTAGGATGGCTCGCATGTCTGTTTTCAGATTCTCAGCTctggctctgctgctgctgtctgccTGCTGTTGGGCCGACAATGAG GCAGAGGATGACTCAGCGGAGCTTTCTGTCTCTGAACTTCTGGAGAGAGCCAACAGTAATCTGA TCCGTTCTGACAATGATCCCATCCTGACTGAAGGAGACATCGCTATCGGCAGCGAGGACGAGAGAAACGCCAACCCCTGCACCAGCCAAGACTGCAAGTGGTTAAAAAATGCTGACGGGAAGGTCTACGTTCCTTATTACATCGCCAACCACTACT CCGATCGGGAGAAGGCCATCATCATCCGTGGACTGGAGtccttctcttccttctcctgCATCTTCTTCAGGCCCACCCAAAGCGGCGACCACGAATGGCTGAGCATTGAGTCCAATAATGG CTGCTCCTCCTTCGTTGGCCGTCGTGGTGGGAAGCAGGTGGTGTCTCTGGCCCGGAGTGGATGCCTTTACCATGGCACGGTGCAGCACGAGCTGCTCCACGCTCTGGGCTTCAACCATGAACAGACCCGCTCTGACAGGGACAACCACATCAGGGTCATGCTGCAAAATGTTAAGGCCG gaaaggAGCACAACTTTAGAAAGGTTGCCACCCTGAACCAGGGCACTCCCTACGATTACAACTCTGTCATGCAGTACCGCAA GAACGCCTtctccaagaacaaccagcccACCATGGTCCCCATCCCCGACCCCAACGTGTCCTTTGGCAACGCCAAGGAGATGAGTCACAATGACAAAGTCAGGCTCAACACTCTCTACAAGTGCT AA